In Pseudomonas fluorescens NCIMB 11764, a single window of DNA contains:
- a CDS encoding LysR substrate-binding domain-containing protein: MELHQDLPPLMALRAFEAVARHLSFIKAADELSVTQSAISHQVQKLEQYLNQRLFIRRTRAIDLTPAGEAYYRQIQPALESIALATRGLRGNDHHETTLRIGLLASFATLWLVPRLADFNARYPHIHVELLPSVELSDVGGGEVDLAIRYGKGGWPKVRARRFMAETLAPVCSPAFKTQGTGIGPLLMAKSLQPFEWTDWSARNGIDLSHYPSVMLHDYNIVVEAAVAGQGIAMGRGHLIERRLKEGALVDAFDTPPFISEIGYWLVTPDRPASDAAECFGEWLYEMAHA; the protein is encoded by the coding sequence GTGGAATTGCACCAGGATCTGCCGCCCTTGATGGCCCTGCGCGCCTTCGAGGCCGTGGCTCGCCATTTGAGCTTCATCAAGGCCGCCGATGAGTTGTCGGTGACCCAAAGTGCAATCAGCCATCAAGTGCAGAAACTGGAGCAGTATCTGAATCAGCGGCTGTTTATCCGCCGCACCCGGGCCATCGATCTGACGCCAGCCGGCGAAGCGTACTACCGGCAGATTCAGCCAGCCCTGGAATCCATTGCCCTGGCCACCCGCGGACTGCGCGGCAACGATCATCATGAAACCACCCTGCGCATCGGCCTCCTCGCGTCATTTGCCACGTTGTGGCTGGTGCCGCGTCTGGCCGACTTTAACGCGCGCTATCCACACATCCATGTCGAGCTGCTGCCTTCGGTAGAACTGTCCGACGTTGGCGGTGGCGAAGTTGACCTGGCGATTCGTTATGGCAAGGGCGGCTGGCCGAAAGTCCGGGCTCGCCGCTTCATGGCAGAAACACTGGCACCGGTTTGCAGTCCCGCATTCAAAACCCAGGGCACCGGCATCGGCCCGTTACTGATGGCCAAATCCCTTCAACCGTTCGAGTGGACTGACTGGAGCGCGCGCAATGGCATCGACCTCAGCCACTACCCCAGCGTGATGCTCCACGACTACAACATCGTCGTCGAAGCCGCCGTGGCCGGTCAGGGCATTGCCATGGGTCGTGGTCATTTGATCGAACGCCGACTGAAGGAAGGTGCGCTGGTAGATGCTTTCGACACCCCGCCCTTCATCAGCGAAATCGGTTATTGGCTGGTCACTCCCGATCGGCCTGCCAGCGACGCAGCGGAATGTTTCGGTGAATGGCTGTATGAAATGGCCCATGCATGA
- the ccoM gene encoding cytochrome c oxidase subunit CcoM: MFFDNVVIAGVLTVGLMVLFFAGFGFFIWKDSHKRKKP, translated from the coding sequence ATGTTTTTCGACAACGTGGTGATCGCCGGAGTGCTGACAGTCGGCCTCATGGTTCTGTTTTTTGCAGGGTTTGGATTTTTTATCTGGAAGGACTCGCACAAGCGGAAAAAACCGTAG
- a CDS encoding inorganic phosphate transporter, translating to MIDLFSGLDAWVLVSLLLALAFVLAFEFINGFHDTANAVATVIYTKAMPPHLAVFFSGVFNFLGVLLGGVGVAYAIVHLLPVELLINVNTGHGLAMVFSLLAAAITWNLGTWYFGIPASSSHTLIGSILGVGLANALINDIPLADGVNWQKAIDIAASLVFSPMAGFLIAALILIGLKWWRPLSKMHKTPEQRRKIDDKKHPPFWNRLVLVISAMAVSFVHGSNDGQKGIGLIMLVLIGIVPAQFVLDLGSTTYQIERTRDATLHLSQFYKRNADTLGEYLALGKSVDGDLPEKFRCNPQQTEPTITALLDTLKGVADYHSLSAESRIEVRRYLLCLDDTAKKVGKLPGLAAREKADLDKLRKDLTTTTEYAPFWVILAVALALGLGTMVGWKRVVLTIGEKIGKQGMTYSQGMSAQITTASLIGMANIFSLPVSTTHVLSSGVAGTMVANKSGLQGGTVRTILLAWVLTLPATVALSAGLFWLASKALGS from the coding sequence ATGATCGATTTATTCAGCGGACTGGATGCTTGGGTGCTTGTGAGCCTCTTGCTCGCCCTCGCCTTTGTCCTCGCCTTCGAGTTCATCAACGGCTTTCATGACACTGCAAACGCGGTGGCCACTGTTATCTACACCAAAGCAATGCCGCCGCATCTGGCCGTGTTCTTTTCCGGTGTGTTCAACTTCCTCGGCGTGCTGCTGGGCGGTGTTGGCGTGGCGTATGCCATCGTCCACCTGCTGCCGGTAGAACTGCTGATCAATGTGAACACCGGTCACGGACTGGCCATGGTGTTCTCGTTGCTTGCCGCCGCCATCACCTGGAACCTGGGCACCTGGTACTTCGGTATCCCGGCCTCCAGCTCCCATACGCTGATCGGTTCGATCCTCGGGGTTGGCCTGGCCAACGCCCTGATCAACGACATTCCATTGGCCGATGGCGTCAACTGGCAGAAAGCGATCGATATCGCGGCTTCGCTGGTGTTTTCGCCGATGGCCGGGTTCCTGATCGCTGCGCTGATCCTGATCGGCCTTAAATGGTGGCGTCCACTGTCGAAGATGCACAAGACGCCGGAACAGCGCCGCAAGATCGACGACAAGAAGCATCCGCCGTTCTGGAACCGCCTGGTGCTGGTGATTTCGGCCATGGCCGTGAGTTTCGTGCACGGCTCCAACGATGGTCAGAAAGGTATCGGCCTGATCATGCTGGTGCTGATCGGTATCGTTCCGGCACAGTTCGTACTCGACCTGGGCAGCACCACCTACCAGATCGAACGCACTCGCGATGCGACTTTGCACCTGAGCCAGTTCTACAAGCGCAATGCCGATACGCTGGGTGAATACCTGGCCCTGGGCAAAAGCGTGGATGGTGATCTGCCGGAGAAATTCCGTTGCAACCCGCAACAGACCGAACCGACCATCACCGCCCTGCTCGACACCCTTAAAGGCGTCGCGGACTACCATTCGCTGTCGGCGGAAAGCCGTATCGAAGTGCGCCGCTACCTGCTCTGCCTGGATGACACGGCGAAGAAAGTCGGCAAACTGCCCGGTCTCGCTGCCCGTGAAAAGGCTGACCTGGACAAACTGCGCAAAGACCTGACCACCACTACCGAATATGCCCCGTTCTGGGTGATTCTGGCGGTCGCACTGGCCCTGGGCCTGGGCACCATGGTGGGCTGGAAACGCGTGGTATTGACCATCGGCGAGAAGATCGGCAAGCAAGGCATGACTTACTCCCAAGGCATGTCGGCGCAGATCACGACCGCCAGCCTGATCGGCATGGCCAACATCTTCAGCCTGCCGGTTTCCACCACCCACGTCCTGTCTTCAGGTGTGGCCGGTACCATGGTCGCCAACAAAAGCGGCCTGCAGGGCGGCACCGTCAGAACCATCCTGCTGGCCTGGGTCCTGACCCTGCCAGCGACCGTGGCCCTGTCGGCCGGCCTGTTCTGGCTGGCGTCGAAGGCACTGGGCAGCTGA
- the pcaR gene encoding pca regulon transcriptional regulator PcaR, with product MNEQMRNSFASVAPPIVASPAKRIQALTGDPDFMTSLARGLAVVQAFQERKRHLTIAQISHRTEIPRAAVRRCLHTLIKLGYATTDGRTYSLLPKVLTLGHAYLSSTPLAVSAQPYLDRMSEQLHEACNMATLEGDDILYIARSATTQRLISVDLSVGGRLPAYCTSMGRILLAALDDTSLREYLDHADLQAKTSRTLHTPEALLECLQEVRQQGWCIVDQELEQGLRSIAVPVYDASGQVVAALNVSTHAGRVSRNELEQRFLPGLLAASRNLSAQLFA from the coding sequence ATGAACGAGCAAATGCGCAATTCCTTCGCTTCAGTGGCGCCGCCTATCGTCGCGTCGCCCGCCAAGCGAATCCAGGCCCTGACCGGCGACCCGGATTTCATGACTTCACTGGCCCGAGGCCTGGCCGTGGTGCAAGCGTTCCAGGAGCGCAAACGGCACCTGACCATCGCCCAGATCAGTCACCGCACGGAAATTCCCCGCGCCGCCGTGCGACGTTGCCTGCACACCCTGATCAAACTCGGCTACGCCACCACCGACGGTCGCACCTATTCACTGCTGCCCAAAGTGCTGACCCTCGGTCATGCCTACCTGTCCTCGACCCCGCTGGCGGTCTCTGCCCAACCTTACCTCGACCGCATGAGCGAACAACTCCACGAGGCCTGCAACATGGCCACGCTGGAAGGCGATGACATTTTGTACATCGCTCGCTCGGCGACGACTCAGCGGCTGATTTCCGTCGACCTGTCGGTAGGCGGACGCCTGCCGGCCTATTGCACGTCCATGGGCAGGATTCTTCTCGCGGCACTGGATGACACGTCGCTGCGCGAGTACCTCGACCACGCAGACCTGCAAGCCAAGACCAGCCGCACCTTGCACACTCCCGAAGCGTTGCTCGAATGCCTGCAGGAAGTACGGCAGCAAGGCTGGTGCATCGTCGATCAGGAACTGGAACAAGGCCTGCGCTCGATTGCTGTTCCGGTGTACGACGCTTCCGGGCAAGTCGTGGCGGCGCTCAACGTCAGCACGCACGCCGGTCGGGTCAGCCGCAACGAGCTGGAGCAACGGTTCCTGCCGGGTCTGCTGGCGGCCAGCCGTAACCTCAGCGCCCAGCTGTTTGCCTAA
- a CDS encoding MFS transporter, with protein MNQPQSAVGNCLDVQSFINAQPISRYQWRVVILCFLIVFLDGLDTAAMGFIAPALSQDWGIDRASLGPVMSAALIGMVFGALGSGPLADRFGRKVVLVGAVLLFGAFSLASAYSSNVDQLLVLRFLTGLGLGAGMPNATTLLSEYTPERKKSLLVTSMFCGFNLGMAGGGFISAKLIPAFGWHSLLLIGGILPLILAVVLLFWLPESARYLVVRNRGTDKVRQALAPIDPTVVAQASSFSVPEQKTVKARNVFAVIFSGTYSTGTLLLWLTYFMGLVIVYLLTSWLPTLMRDSGASMEQAAFIGALFQFGGVLSAVGVGWAMDRFNPHKVIGTFYLLAGVFAYAVGQSLGNITLLATLVLVAGMCVNGAQSAMPSLAARFYPTQGRATGVSWMLGIGRFGAILGAWMGATLLGLGWNFEQVLTALVIPAALATTAVVIKGMVSHADAT; from the coding sequence ATGAACCAGCCTCAGTCTGCTGTAGGTAACTGCCTCGACGTGCAGTCCTTCATCAATGCTCAACCCATCTCGCGCTACCAGTGGCGAGTGGTGATCCTGTGTTTCCTGATTGTTTTCCTCGATGGCCTCGACACCGCGGCCATGGGCTTCATCGCGCCGGCACTCTCCCAGGACTGGGGCATCGATCGCGCCAGCCTTGGCCCGGTGATGAGTGCGGCGTTGATCGGCATGGTCTTCGGCGCACTGGGTTCCGGGCCGTTGGCTGACCGCTTCGGACGAAAAGTCGTACTGGTGGGCGCGGTGCTGTTGTTCGGCGCCTTCAGCCTGGCCTCGGCCTACAGCAGCAACGTCGATCAGTTGCTGGTGTTGCGCTTTCTGACCGGCCTGGGCCTTGGCGCCGGGATGCCGAACGCTACGACATTGCTGTCGGAATACACCCCGGAGCGCAAAAAATCCCTGCTGGTGACCAGCATGTTCTGCGGCTTCAACCTCGGCATGGCCGGTGGCGGATTCATTTCGGCCAAGCTGATTCCGGCGTTCGGCTGGCACAGCCTGCTGTTGATCGGCGGAATTCTGCCGCTGATCCTTGCCGTCGTCTTGTTGTTCTGGCTGCCGGAGTCGGCGCGTTACCTGGTCGTGCGCAATCGCGGCACCGACAAAGTGCGCCAGGCGCTGGCGCCAATCGATCCGACGGTCGTCGCTCAAGCATCCAGCTTCAGCGTACCCGAACAGAAAACCGTGAAGGCCCGTAACGTGTTTGCGGTGATCTTCTCCGGCACCTACAGCACCGGCACCTTGTTGTTATGGCTGACCTACTTCATGGGCCTGGTGATCGTTTACCTGTTGACCAGTTGGCTGCCGACGCTGATGCGTGACAGTGGCGCGAGCATGGAACAGGCGGCATTCATCGGCGCGCTGTTCCAGTTCGGCGGCGTATTGAGCGCGGTGGGCGTGGGCTGGGCGATGGACCGGTTCAATCCGCACAAGGTCATCGGTACTTTCTACTTGCTGGCCGGGGTGTTTGCCTACGCGGTAGGGCAGAGCCTGGGCAACATCACGCTATTGGCAACCCTGGTGCTGGTGGCCGGGATGTGTGTCAACGGCGCGCAATCGGCGATGCCTTCTTTGGCGGCGCGTTTTTACCCGACTCAAGGTCGGGCGACCGGTGTGTCGTGGATGCTCGGGATTGGCCGGTTCGGCGCAATTCTGGGGGCGTGGATGGGCGCGACCTTGCTGGGGTTGGGCTGGAACTTTGAACAAGTGCTGACGGCGTTGGTGATTCCGGCGGCCTTGGCGACGACGGCGGTGGTGATCAAGGGCATGGTCAGTCATGCGGATGCGACCTGA
- a CDS encoding CoA transferase subunit A translates to MAEILSLHDAVKQFVNDGDTVALEGFTHLIPTAAGHEIIRQGKKDLTLVRMTPDLIYDQLIGAGCARKLIFSWGGNPGVGSLHRLRDAVEKQWPHALEIEEHSHADLANAYVAGASGLPFAVLRAYAGSDLPKVNPLIKSVTCPFTGEVLAAVPSVRPDITVIHAQKADRKGNVLLWGILGVQKEAALAAKRCIVTVEEIVDDLNAPMNSCVLPTWALSAVCHVPGGAHPSYAHGYNERDNRFYQAWDPIARDRDTFTAWINEYIHGCADFSEFQAKLAAASDAK, encoded by the coding sequence ATGGCTGAAATCCTTTCGCTGCACGACGCGGTGAAGCAATTCGTCAACGACGGCGATACCGTCGCGCTCGAAGGCTTCACTCACCTGATCCCTACGGCGGCGGGTCACGAAATCATTCGTCAGGGCAAGAAAGATCTGACGCTGGTACGGATGACGCCTGACCTGATCTACGACCAGTTGATTGGCGCCGGTTGTGCTCGCAAGCTGATTTTCTCCTGGGGCGGCAACCCGGGTGTCGGTTCGCTGCACCGTCTGCGTGACGCAGTCGAGAAGCAGTGGCCGCACGCGCTGGAAATCGAAGAACACAGCCACGCCGACCTGGCAAATGCCTACGTCGCTGGCGCCTCCGGCCTGCCGTTCGCGGTGTTGCGTGCCTACGCCGGCTCCGACCTGCCGAAGGTCAACCCGCTGATCAAGAGCGTCACTTGCCCGTTCACCGGTGAAGTATTGGCGGCGGTGCCTTCGGTGCGTCCGGACATCACCGTGATCCACGCGCAAAAAGCCGACCGTAAAGGCAACGTGTTGCTGTGGGGCATTCTCGGCGTGCAGAAAGAAGCCGCACTGGCCGCCAAGCGTTGCATCGTCACCGTCGAAGAAATCGTCGACGACCTCAACGCACCGATGAACTCCTGTGTACTGCCGACGTGGGCCTTGAGCGCGGTTTGCCACGTTCCTGGCGGCGCGCATCCGTCCTACGCTCACGGTTACAACGAGCGCGATAACCGTTTCTATCAGGCCTGGGACCCGATTGCCCGCGACCGTGACACCTTCACCGCGTGGATCAACGAATACATCCATGGCTGCGCTGACTTCAGCGAGTTCCAGGCCAAGCTGGCCGCTGCATCGGACGCGAAGTAA